One Paenibacillus sp. FSL H7-0737 DNA segment encodes these proteins:
- a CDS encoding Gfo/Idh/MocA family protein gives MNIGVLGTGFGAYHAKLWTTMERVDKVIIFGRNEAKLQELKQSLGVEITTNIDDIMLDSTINVIDICLPSFLHRQYAVDALKHGKHVLCETPVCYNLEDALAMKEAEQLYDSRILVNQFIKFDPAYKYLCEANHNEKYGKLLSLTLKRETPPLWGDLGLHAIATNLMIHELDFVTWMLGSMEPHSVWGSDGGKSNQALVRAIFQQPHVSAEIVVSSQMPASYPFTVGYEAYFEQGKLVYQESDNMNGAVESSLIEYTAVGKQDLLLEPANPYEKSLEYALQCLVEGSSSIIELDHAIQAIELGICIEKKLV, from the coding sequence ATGAATATAGGCGTATTGGGAACTGGATTCGGAGCTTATCATGCGAAGTTATGGACGACAATGGAACGAGTAGACAAAGTAATTATCTTTGGTCGGAACGAAGCTAAGCTGCAGGAGCTAAAACAATCTTTAGGCGTTGAGATAACTACTAATATTGACGATATTATGCTTGATTCCACCATAAATGTGATTGATATCTGTTTGCCCTCTTTTTTACATAGGCAGTATGCAGTCGATGCGCTTAAGCATGGGAAACATGTATTATGTGAGACACCCGTTTGCTACAACTTAGAAGATGCTCTTGCGATGAAGGAAGCTGAACAACTGTATGATTCGCGAATTCTCGTCAACCAGTTTATTAAATTCGATCCTGCGTACAAATATCTTTGCGAAGCGAATCATAATGAGAAATACGGAAAACTCTTATCTCTTACCTTAAAAAGAGAGACACCTCCTTTGTGGGGTGACCTCGGTCTACACGCTATCGCTACAAATCTGATGATTCACGAATTGGATTTTGTGACCTGGATGCTGGGGTCTATGGAGCCGCACTCGGTTTGGGGATCCGATGGTGGTAAAAGTAATCAAGCCTTAGTCCGTGCAATTTTTCAGCAACCTCATGTATCCGCAGAGATCGTTGTTTCTTCACAAATGCCGGCTTCGTATCCTTTTACCGTAGGCTATGAGGCTTATTTTGAACAAGGCAAGCTTGTCTATCAAGAGAGTGACAACATGAATGGAGCTGTTGAAAGCTCATTAATTGAATATACCGCTGTAGGTAAACAAGATCTTTTGTTAGAACCAGCTAATCCCTATGAAAAAAGTTTGGAGTATGCACTCCAATGTCTAGTGGAGGGTAGTTCATCAATAATTGAGTTAGACCATGCGATACAAGCTATAGAACTAGGTATTTGCATTGAAAAAAAGCTTGTATAA
- a CDS encoding flavodoxin domain-containing protein yields the protein MKTIIIYTSKYGCTEKAAYLLKNQLDDETEVVNLMHAKEPTLERYDTVILGGSIYFGKIQKQMTEFTSKYQNELANKRVGLFICAGAKGEQAIQELKSSFPEKLYNQSITKEVFGDEIYEEKMTALDRVVLRVVKGKNKSVNGLSKETIERFALALKKR from the coding sequence ATGAAGACGATTATTATTTATACTTCTAAATATGGATGTACGGAGAAAGCTGCCTATTTATTGAAAAATCAATTGGATGATGAGACTGAAGTAGTTAATTTAATGCATGCTAAAGAGCCTACATTAGAACGGTACGATACTGTAATCTTAGGTGGGTCTATTTATTTTGGGAAAATACAAAAACAAATGACGGAGTTTACTTCAAAATATCAAAATGAACTAGCTAATAAGCGCGTTGGATTGTTTATTTGTGCAGGAGCGAAGGGGGAGCAAGCCATACAAGAATTGAAATCTTCATTTCCAGAGAAGCTGTATAACCAATCAATTACAAAAGAAGTGTTCGGTGATGAGATTTACGAAGAGAAGATGACTGCATTAGATCGAGTGGTTCTGCGAGTGGTAAAAGGGAAGAATAAGAGTGTAAATGGATTATCCAAAGAGACGATAGAACGGTTTGCACTTGCGCTAAAGAAGCGGTGA